GAAGCGGGCGCTTGTGGCGTGATCTGCGCCGTGGCCAAACCAGAGTTCCGCGAGCGCTGCGCTATTGGCCTCATTCGAGAGGGAGATTCCGAAGGGGGCTTCGGGCAGGAGCATGGGCAGCTCTTCGGAGAGCTCGACGTCGGCCCAGCCCAGGTTCGGCGCCCCCAGCACCACGTTCCGTTCCATATCCACCAATCCGGGCACGGTCAATTCCCCACCAAGAAGTTCGACGCCGTTGCGCGCCGCCTCTGTTGCCGCCCGCTGCGCCATGGTGACAAGGAGCGGCAGGATGTCGGAGGGCAAGCTCCCGCGGTTATGCCGTTCAACGGTTTCGTGGAAGGTCAGTTCCCCGGTGAAATCAAGGACTCCCACCGCGAGGTAGTCCACATTGATTTCCGCGGCCAAGGCACCGCGGGCCGGATTGAGGACAAGGCCGGTTCCCGGCCGCCCGCGTTCGCCGTCGCGGGTGACACTTGTTTCCCGCACCAGGCCGGATTCGAGCAAGTCGGTGACGATGCTCGAAACGGACGCTTTCGTCAGACCGCTTTCCGCGGCAAGCTGGGCACGGGTGGCCCCACCATTCCTCTGGATCCCGGCGAGCACAAGTGCCAGATTCTGCCTGCGGACATCACCCACCCTCCCGGGCGACGGCGTAGCGGACATGTTTCCTCCGGGATCCTGTCTTGACTGCGTGACTTACATCATCAATCAGGGATCCGCGGTTCAAGGCCATTTGGACCGTGCCGTGCGGCCTGGCGATGCCGCCGGGGGCTCCGCCCCTAGTCCGCAGGGTACCTGATTCCCGCT
This genomic interval from Arthrobacter sp. FW306-2-2C-D06B contains the following:
- a CDS encoding ROK family transcriptional regulator, translated to MSATPSPGRVGDVRRQNLALVLAGIQRNGGATRAQLAAESGLTKASVSSIVTDLLESGLVRETSVTRDGERGRPGTGLVLNPARGALAAEINVDYLAVGVLDFTGELTFHETVERHNRGSLPSDILPLLVTMAQRAATEAARNGVELLGGELTVPGLVDMERNVVLGAPNLGWADVELSEELPMLLPEAPFGISLSNEANSAALAELWFGHGADHATSARFRFRDFLYISGEIGVGGGLIIDSQLFAGPQGHAGEIGHVVVHPDGPLCACGGHGCLETFAGQEAIYSAAGIDQDVTSQQMDQLLSRISGGDGSAVSAVEQAGHYLGIAVASTARVANVSAVVLGGHFAVLEEWIAPALHRSLDHHAPGLIPEGNLAFSGLGQTGALRGAAATSVRRILGQAYELIP